The following are encoded in a window of Thunnus albacares chromosome 17, fThuAlb1.1, whole genome shotgun sequence genomic DNA:
- the LOC122967069 gene encoding uncharacterized protein LOC122967069 produces MLTENRKRQRGGDEESGHLVPQAKRQSRAHPLSPEPGRDAWDSESSNSESSSSISSPEHAAGSCSSRCAAGPCSPLSSGDSSELAGPTNLVTYLQINRILKEAHFQSLHSRGQLTDTR; encoded by the exons ATGTTGACTGAAAACAG GAAGCGGCAGCGTGGTGGTGATGAGGAGAGCGGCCACCTGGTCCCCCAAGCCAAAAGGCAGAGCAGagctcatcctctctctcctgAGCCAGGACGGGATGCGTGGGACTCTGAG TCATCCAAcagtgagagcagcagcagcatcagcagtccAGAACATGCGGCTGGGAGCTGTAGCAGTCGGTGCGCTGCGGGCCCCTGCAGTCCCCTCAGCTCAGGCGACTCCTCCGAACTGGCCGGCCCTACAAACCTGGTGACCTACCTGCAGATCAACCGCATCCTGAAGGAGGCCCACTTCCAGAGTCTGCATAGCCGAGGTCAGCTCACAGACACACGATGA